In candidate division WWE3 bacterium, the following are encoded in one genomic region:
- a CDS encoding His/Gly/Thr/Pro-type tRNA ligase C-terminal domain-containing protein — MRFSQLFSKTLKNVPADCDSLNDRLLTRAGYIHQEVAGVYTFLPLGLKVLTKIENIVREEMDAIGGAEILMPGLSPKEYWEATGRIEAVDVLFKAVGANKKSQFQNDKEYVLNPTHEEVVTPVAKNIIFSYKDLPLLPYQLQTKYRNEPRSRGGLLRGREFRMKDLYSFHTDDVAFQDFYRVIALSYKKIFTRLGLSDKTYYTYASGGDFTEKYSHEFQTVMNGGEDTIYICQNCSSDFGAGLAYNKEVVLPNSAEFKCLHCGKSDFRVEKACEVGNIFPLETRFPKAFDLKYSASDGSLQYPIMGSYGLGTSRVVGVLAEVFGDALGLNWXWPKEVTPYDIHLVGLTKEIDRVQNVYNSLVTAGSTVLWDDRQDASAGEKLADADLIGITTQIIVSSRSLEKGGVEVRARAGRAEDPKKPGEIVAIENLKL; from the coding sequence ATGCGATTTTCCCAATTATTTTCAAAAACTCTAAAGAATGTACCAGCCGATTGTGATTCACTCAATGATCGTCTTCTCACTCGGGCCGGCTACATTCATCAAGAAGTGGCAGGAGTTTACACCTTTCTTCCTTTAGGCCTAAAAGTTTTAACGAAAATCGAAAACATTGTTCGTGAAGAAATGGACGCTATCGGTGGGGCTGAAATTTTAATGCCTGGGTTGTCACCGAAGGAATATTGGGAAGCGACCGGCCGGATCGAAGCGGTTGACGTACTATTTAAGGCCGTAGGTGCCAACAAGAAGTCACAGTTTCAAAATGACAAAGAGTACGTTCTTAACCCCACGCACGAGGAAGTAGTCACCCCGGTCGCCAAAAACATCATCTTTTCCTACAAAGATTTGCCGTTGCTGCCTTATCAACTACAGACTAAATACCGCAATGAACCGCGGTCTCGTGGTGGCCTGCTACGTGGTCGGGAATTCCGAATGAAGGATTTGTACTCGTTTCACACTGACGACGTTGCGTTTCAGGATTTTTATCGCGTCATCGCTTTGTCTTATAAGAAGATCTTTACCAGGCTTGGTCTTAGCGATAAAACTTACTACACTTACGCTAGCGGCGGCGATTTTACCGAAAAATATTCGCACGAATTCCAAACGGTAATGAATGGAGGGGAAGACACTATTTACATCTGCCAGAATTGCTCGTCGGACTTCGGGGCGGGGCTCGCCTACAACAAAGAGGTAGTACTTCCAAATAGCGCTGAGTTTAAGTGTCTCCATTGTGGCAAGTCAGATTTTAGGGTCGAAAAAGCCTGCGAGGTGGGGAACATCTTTCCCTTAGAAACCCGCTTTCCTAAAGCCTTTGATCTTAAATATTCAGCTAGCGACGGGTCATTACAATACCCAATCATGGGGAGCTACGGGCTGGGAACAAGTCGGGTCGTTGGAGTTCTCGCCGAAGTCTTTGGTGACGCCTTAGGTCTAAACTGGNNNTGGCCAAAAGAGGTGACACCATACGATATTCACCTAGTGGGCCTAACAAAAGAGATAGATAGAGTACAAAATGTGTACAATAGTCTCGTCACAGCGGGTAGCACAGTTCTTTGGGATGATCGACAAGATGCCTCTGCCGGTGAAAAGTTAGCTGACGCCGATCTCATCGGAATAACGACCCAGATTATCGTGTCCTCCCGTTCGCTTGAGAAGGGTGGGGTGGAGGTTCGGGCGCGGGCCGGTCGCGCGGAAGACCCGAAGAAGCCTGGGGAAATCGTTGCAATCGAAAATTTGAAATTGTAA
- a CDS encoding M50 family metallopeptidase: MQILITILVFLILFSIIIMFHELGHFLAARASGVLVEEFGWGFPPKIWGKKIGKTTYTINALPIGGFVRLYGSEFEKPNDPKAFWNQSIAKRLLVLSAGVVFNILLAAIFYYFILVTHNFVSQPIFLFNEYKFPFGQTQVYSTLITNVAVSSPAANAGLLPGDLVTAVNSHAVTTSVELNNAVAGKQGKSQVLTVKNISLGTTRTVNATPYYDSQYQKTRFGLELGEVAYASYNTPLEKAASGFLQTANIGAYTVKTLVDLVSVSVKTKSFAPVSENLTGPIGIAQIVGIVVQTSGPQLIWNLLEIGALLSLALGITNILPIPAMDGGHIAFVLFELITKRKPSRVIHEKVTQYGFYALIALSILIAAKDIWRLLKQ, encoded by the coding sequence ATGCAAATACTCATTACAATTCTAGTTTTTCTAATCCTGTTTTCAATCATCATCATGTTCCACGAACTGGGTCATTTCTTGGCCGCTCGAGCTTCCGGTGTCCTTGTTGAAGAGTTTGGCTGGGGCTTTCCCCCTAAAATCTGGGGTAAAAAAATAGGGAAGACCACTTACACGATTAACGCTTTGCCGATCGGCGGCTTCGTGCGGCTCTATGGCAGTGAGTTTGAGAAACCGAACGACCCTAAAGCCTTTTGGAACCAATCAATTGCCAAACGTTTACTGGTCCTTTCGGCCGGCGTCGTTTTTAATATCTTATTAGCCGCCATCTTTTACTATTTTATTTTAGTCACTCATAACTTTGTTTCACAGCCGATTTTCCTATTTAACGAGTACAAATTTCCTTTCGGTCAAACGCAGGTCTACAGTACTTTAATCACGAATGTCGCGGTCTCGTCACCTGCCGCTAACGCCGGTCTGCTGCCTGGAGACCTCGTCACCGCTGTTAATAGCCACGCAGTTACTACCAGCGTCGAATTAAACAACGCCGTGGCAGGAAAGCAGGGTAAAAGCCAAGTCCTTACCGTTAAAAACATTTCTTTAGGCACGACCCGAACGGTCAACGCCACGCCATATTATGACAGTCAGTACCAGAAAACTCGTTTCGGGCTGGAACTGGGAGAAGTGGCTTACGCTAGTTACAACACACCACTGGAAAAGGCTGCTTCCGGCTTTTTACAGACAGCCAACATTGGGGCGTACACCGTTAAAACTTTAGTGGACCTCGTTAGCGTCTCTGTGAAGACCAAAAGCTTTGCGCCAGTATCAGAGAATCTCACCGGCCCGATTGGGATTGCCCAGATTGTCGGCATTGTCGTTCAAACCTCCGGTCCGCAATTAATATGGAATCTCCTCGAAATTGGAGCACTACTTAGTTTAGCCTTAGGAATCACCAATATTCTGCCGATTCCGGCCATGGACGGCGGCCACATTGCCTTCGTGCTTTTTGAACTGATCACCAAGCGCAAGCCCAGTCGCGTTATTCACGAAAAAGTGACTCAGTACGGCTTCTACGCCCTCATCGCGCTTTCTATATTGATTGCGGCGAAGGATATTTGGCGGCTCCTTAAACAGTAG
- a CDS encoding ribosome-recycling factor yields the protein MKASEFTSHLQKVVDHFKEELAVIRSGRATSALVEDVKVEAYAGSLMSLRELASITVPDPTVIIITPWDTSTIPAIEKALRTINGASFNPVADKSQLRLPIPPLSEERRREMVKVVRMKLEDARVAIRNIRQDEMKTLDEEEENGAISKDERFKTRETVEIEVKKFNSHLEDAASKKEQELLRI from the coding sequence ATGAAAGCTTCAGAATTTACATCACACCTCCAAAAAGTCGTTGATCATTTTAAGGAAGAGCTGGCTGTCATTCGTAGCGGGCGGGCGACGTCAGCCTTGGTTGAAGACGTCAAAGTGGAAGCCTACGCCGGTAGTTTAATGTCGCTACGGGAGTTAGCCTCAATTACGGTGCCTGATCCCACCGTCATAATTATTACTCCTTGGGACACTTCCACCATTCCGGCAATCGAGAAAGCTCTACGGACGATTAATGGCGCCAGTTTTAACCCGGTTGCTGATAAGTCGCAACTGCGTCTTCCTATCCCGCCTCTTTCCGAAGAGCGTCGGCGGGAGATGGTTAAAGTTGTGCGGATGAAGCTTGAGGATGCTCGTGTCGCTATCCGAAATATTCGTCAAGACGAAATGAAGACGCTCGATGAAGAAGAGGAAAATGGTGCGATCAGTAAAGACGAGCGCTTTAAAACACGCGAAACGGTGGAAATCGAAGTCAAGAAGTTCAATTCACATTTAGAGGATGCGGCGAGTAAGAAGGAGCAGGAGCTACTTCGGATTTAA
- a CDS encoding nucleotidyltransferase family protein: protein MLADPLSKKDALADLCRQYGIKYLALFGSYARGEATPESDVDLLIRFKQESVPSYFGLFDIEKGFENLLGKKVDLVQKDYLKELVHPYVDRDLKPIYEER from the coding sequence ATGCTTGCTGATCCTCTGTCTAAAAAAGATGCTTTGGCCGATCTTTGTCGTCAATACGGCATTAAATATTTAGCGCTATTCGGGTCTTATGCCCGTGGTGAGGCCACGCCGGAAAGCGACGTTGATCTGTTAATCCGTTTTAAGCAGGAATCAGTACCGTCGTACTTTGGTTTATTTGATATCGAGAAGGGCTTTGAGAATTTATTGGGAAAGAAAGTTGATTTGGTGCAGAAGGATTATTTAAAGGAGCTAGTTCACCCTTACGTTGATAGAGATTTGAAACCTATATATGAAGAAAGATAG